The stretch of DNA AGTGTTTTTTGTAGTATGATAAATAATGATATAGAAGTGAGGAGGTTGTAATATGGAGTTTAATGACCACGTTAATGCGATACTTGGCTCGTGCCATGCTGACCCTTTTTCCATTTTGGGGGTTCATCCGATTAAGTTTGATAATAAAGATGCCGTAGCAGTGAGGGCATTCCTGCCGGGCAGTAAAGAGCTTTATGTAGTCAGAAAAGATGAAAAAAAGATTTACCAGTGCACAAAGATAAGGGCGGAGGGATTTTATGAGGCTATCGTGGAGCGAGTTTCCGAGGTCTTTCCGTACAGACTAAAAGCTGTAATGGACGATGGCGCAGAAATAGAGTACGACGATCCATACTCATTTTTGCCTGTATTGACTGATTTTGATTTGCACCTGATGAGCGAGGGCACCCATTACAAAAAATATGAAAAGCTTGGTGCCCATGTGATGGAAATAGACGAAATAAAGGGAGTGTTTTTTGCCGTATGGGCGCCTAATGCTGCAAGAGTAAGCGTAATAGGGGATTTCAACAACTGGGACGGCAGACGCCATCAGATGAGATTAAGGGGCATCTTTGGGGTTTGGGAAATATTTATTCCCGCCTTGCAGGAGGGTGATGTTTATAAGTTTGAGATAAAGGGTAAATATAATAATTATATAGGCATAAAGTCAGACCCATATGGTTTTTATGCCGAGGTGCGTCCTAAGAGTGCCTCTATTGTGCATAACATAAATAAGTACAAGTGGAATGATGATAAGTGGATGGAGGAGAGGTCGGGGAGGAATTGGCTTGAGGAGCCATGCAGCACGTATGAGGTGCACTTGTCATCATGGAAACAAGTGCCGGAGGAGGGGATGCCCCGCTGGCTTACATACAGAGAAATGGCTGACCAGTTGGTTTCATATGTAAAGGAGATTGGATATACACACATCGAATTGCTTCCGGTACAGGAGCATCCGCTGGATGCCTCATGGGGGTATCAGCCTGTAGGGTATTTTGCCCCGACAAGCCGTTTCGGAACTCCTGAAGATTTTATGTATTTAATAGACATGTGCCATCAAAACGGCATAGGAGTAATAATGGACTGGGTACCGGCGCATTTTCCAAGAGACTCGCACGGCCTGTCCTATTTTGACGGTACAGCGCTTTACGAACATGCTGACCCCAGACGTGGTGAGCACAAAGAGTGGGGCACTCTCATATTTAACTATGGTAGAAACGAGGTAACAAACTTCTTAATAGCAAATGCCTTATTTTGGCTGGATAAATATCATTTGGATGGTTTGAGGGTGGATGCCGTGGCCTCTATGCTATATCTTGATTACTCGAAAAAGCATGGAGAGTGGCTGCCTAACCAATATGGAGGTAAGGAAAACCTTGAGGCAATAGCAATGCTTAAGAGATTTAACGAGGTGGTACACACCTATCATCCTGGAGTATTGACGATAGCCGAGGAGTCAACGGCGTGGCCTATGGTCTCAAGACCTACGTATCTGGGAGGCCTCGGTTTTAGCCTTAAGTGGAACATGGGGTGGATGCACGATATTTTATCATACTTCCAGAAAGAACCTATTCACAGGCGTTATCATCACAACAATCTGACTTTTGCCCTGCTTTATGCTTTTACGGAAAACTTTGTAAATGTGCTTTCCCACGATGAGGTAGTGTATTTGAAACGTTCCATGCTGGATAAGATGCCCGGGGATATGTGGCAGAAGTTTGCAAACCTAAGGCTTCTCTACGCCTACATGTATGCTCAGCCCGGGAAAAAACTTCTGTTTATGGGCGGGGAGTTTGGACAGTGGAAGGAGTGGAACTTCGAAACCAGTCTTGACTGGCATTTACTGGAGTATGAACCGCATCAGAAACTTCTAAATTTTGTAAAGGAACTTAACCATATGTACAAGCAAGAGAGGGCCCTTTATGAGGTTGATTTCAGCCACGAGGGCTTTGAGTGGATAGACTTTAATGACTATAGCAACAGTATTGTATCATTTATGAGAAAGTCAAAAAATACAGATGAAGTAATAATCTGTGTATTTAATTTAACGCCTGTGCCAAGATTAAACTACAGAATCGGGGTACCTTATGAGGGATTTTATAAGGAGATATTAAACAGTGATTCAGAGCGTTTTTGGGGCGGCAATATAGGCAACTGGGGCGGGTTTCATGCCGATCACGTATGGTGGCAGAACAGGCCGTTTTCGCTTTCTGCGCAGCTTCCCCCACTTGGTGCAGTGTTTTTCAAACACATAAAGGAACAGCCGATAGAGGTTAAGACAGAGCAACCTGTAGAAGTAAAGAAAGAGCAGGTAGTTGAAATTGAGAACACTAAACCTGCAGAGATAATAAAAGAACAGCCGATAGAGATTAAGAAAGAACAGCCGATAGAGATTAAGAAAGAACAGCCGATAGAGATTAAGAAAGAACAGCCGATAGAGATTAAGAAAGAACAGCCGATAGAGATTAAGAAAGAAGCTCCGGTTGAGGTTAAAAAAGAAGCTCCTGTTGATGCAAATGAAGCTGTTGAGGCTAAAAAGGAGCAGCCGGCGGATGTAAAAAAAGAAACTAAGACTAAAAAGCGGAAGTAGCGGAAGGAATTGGACAATAATGCTATCAAAAACTGATGACAATCAAGCATGTTTTCTAATGAGAGAGGTGGTGTTTACAGGCTGTAGGATTATTATCAGACTTGTAAATAAGTGTGCTTAAGAGCTATAATAATGAAGATATAAGCAGGCCATGTGGCCGCTGCCGACAGTAGTAACAGATACCGGGGGCAGAGGAAAGTCCGGGCTCCGCAGGGCAGGAGGGCTGTTAACGACAGCCGGGGGCAACCCCAGGGAAAGTGCAACAGAAAAGATACCGCCCAGTGGTGTATAACTGCAGGTAAGGGTGAAAAGGCGAGGTAAGAGCTCACCACTCTTATCGGTAACGATTAGAGTATGTAAACCCCCTCCGGTGAAAGGTGCAATAGGATTTGCTTTTTGGGTAGCCCGCCCAATTTCGTAGCGATACGGAAGGCAAACGGGTAGCAACCGCACAAACAGACGGGTGACCGTCTTGTTAAGATAAATGGCCACATAAAACAGAATCCGGCTTATGGCCTGCTTATAATTTTTTTGTTGTAACATTTTATAACATGTATTTAAAAAATTATTAAATACATGTTATATTAAACCAGAGTGCCACCGTAGCTCAGTTCGGCAGAGCAGCTGATTTGTAATCAGCCGGTCGGGGGTTCAAATCCCTTCGGTGGCTCCAAAAAATCCTTTCAAATCAGTAGTTTCCCCGTTTTTATCCAATTTTGTTATAGTGCGCTCCGCTCGTTTTTGGTGTCACTTGGTGTCAGTTTGTTTTTTGCCTCAAATTAGTCTATTTTCAGGGGTTTCATGTGGCTATTAAATTAAAAACTTTTATGCACAAAACCACAGGAGATAAGATTTATATACCTTCCGGTCGTCTTGGTAGCTTTCAAAATACAATTAAAAAAATGGTTAATTTTGTTCGTCATAATTTCCAGAAGTCCTATGTTGTACATCTCATTTTAACGATGCGTGATAATACTAAGGATATAGATTTTAAAGAGTTTGATCGTCTCCGTGCGTTTATCGTAAATCGTATAAAAAAGCAGGGTGGATTCTGTAAGTATGTTGCCGTGAAGGAAAGACAGGAGCGTGGAGCTATTCATTATCATGTTTTATTTGTTTATGATAAGCCATACATTTTTCCTTCGGCCTCTGATATTGCAGAGTCCTGGAAGTTGGGTTTTGTAAAGATATCCGCTCCGAAACTTCGTGTCAAGTTTCAAAAACTTTTTAATTATATTGGTAAGTATATCGGTAAAGGTTATGAGTATGAGGAATTGGATGTAAAGAAGTCTTTTACGGCCTCTCAGATTAAGCAGATATATAAACTCAATGCAAAACGACTGTTGTTTTGTTTTGACAGGTTCGGGAAAGCCCTTTCTGAGACTTACCAGTGTACTTTTACAAAAGTTTATGAATATTTCAAGTTTGAAGGCAGGGGGGGTATTAAACGATATATTCACCGTTTTGAAACTGATTGGGTTTATTTAGGAGAAGAGTATGAGCCTTTTTAGGTTAGTCGTAGATTTTTTATATTTTGTGATTTCCAATGGTGAGGTGATTTCATGAAAAATGTACCGTTACCCGGGTTAAGAAAACGTGGTTCTGTTTTTGTTTTGAGTAAGCAAGAATATGAGCTTTATTCAGAGGATGACAAGTTAATTCTCAATTTGTTTTATGACGTTAGATTTTCTAAGTCAAGAAAAAATTTGATTTGTAATCCAAAATAAAGAGGGGGTTGTTATGAGAGTAGTAGTTTATGGAACCATTGACTCAAAGTCTGTTCGTAACAAAGATGGTAAAGATTATCCACAATTTTCTTTTGTTGTTCAGGGTACAGAGAAGTACCCTAGTCAAACAATAAACATAGAGGGTGAAGCTCCTCTGGCCTACGGTGAGAAGTGTTACTTGGTTTTAGACCAGTCGTTGGTTGATGGCACTAAGTTTGAGAAGAAATTTACTTCTTTCATCTCTTACCGTTTTATCGAGGTGTTTAATCCGGTAGCAGTGAATTCGTTGGATACTTTTGATGAATTTGGTGTAGGCGGTAATGGTTCTAAAAAGAAAAAGGAATTAGTGTAATGTTTGAGGGCCTAGATGGGGTAGTCACAGCTAGTGTTATAAGTTTTACAGGTGTTCCGATGTATGATTATTTTTTTATGCTTGTGGCTATTCCTGCTCTTGTAGCTGTTGGGATTTCTATTGTAATTAAATTAGTGAAATATGTATGAAAACAGAGGTGTTAACAGTTTTGATATTTTTGATGTTATGTAGTATTACTTCAGCATCTGTTTCATATAAAACATGTGCAGATAACTCAACTGACCAAGTGGAGTATTTGCAGTTAGTTATGGGGTCAGTAGGCGCTTATGTTGCTACCAACTTGGAAGAGCGTCATATTTATGCTGATGCAACTACTTTGATTTTAAAATCTCATTGTCAAGGCGGTCGGCATGCCATTTGGCATAATTCAAATTCTATCGAATCTTCTATTATTAATTATTTGGACCCTGCTTATCGTAATTTTCTGTATGGTTTATCAGGTGCTTTGAGCGCTTTTCTGTTTTTTACGATTTTGTCTAAATCTTTATAGATTTGGTTATAAAGGAGATGATTGTTTTGTTTAAGAGATTTGGAGGGTTCAAATTTTGGTTGTTGGCTTTTTCAGTTTTAGTTTTTATTTTAAGTATGTCTGGTATTTGTTTTGCTGATTCTTGGGATTTAGCTTCTGTTGCAATTTCAAGTGCTGTTAGTGGTGTTATTTTAGCAATTTTTACTATCGGTTCAGTTGTTGTAGTTGCTTTGGTTGGTTTAAAGGTTGCTCAGTGGGTTATTCTTTTGGTCTATGATCAATCTTATACTTTTCTTGAGTTGATACAGCTTGGTGTATATGGTGTAGATGTGCACAATGATTTTTCTGGCGGTTCTTCGGATACTTATTGGGATAGAGATGGTTTTGAGTCTAAAGAAGATTATGACGATTATGTGGAAAGGGAGATTGAACATTATAAGGATTATTTGGTAGAAAGTGGTCAATATGATAGGTTGAGAAAAGAATATGGTTTAGTGGTTGATGAAGGTTGTGATTGTCCTGATTATCTTGGTGACGATTATGATGCTTAAAAATCTAACTAAAGGGGAGGTGATATTGTGAAGAGAGTTAAAGGGATAGTATCAGCATTGTTTCTGTTTTTAGTAGCTTTTATGGTTAACACTTCTAAGGCTCATGCGTCCTGGGACTTGAGTACAGCAACGTTTGACACTACCAGCCTGTTTACAATGGGTACTACATTGGTGACAGCTCTGCTGGTTTTTATGGGTGTTAAGTGGGTTATGCGCCTTCTTAAAGGTTCTTAGTCCGCTTGCAACTTCGGAGGGGCCCCTAACCCCTCCGATAGTATTAATGGAGGTTGATTTGATATGAATTGTAAGTATAATTTAGTTTTGTTGATTTTGTTTTTATTTGCATCTTACTCAGATTACTCAGAAGCTAGTGGAACATTAGATTGTAATACAGTACTTATTTTAAATTGCCAAGATATTTTACAAGGTCATTTTTTTATAAATAATGTTGAATATTCCTGTAGTGATTCTTATTACAAATATTACGAAAGGGCTATTTATCCTTTAAGTAACTCAGTTAGTGTATTAATTAAAGATTCTAAAAATGTTGTACTTTATCAAAATACTTTTGTTGGTCAAAAGTATATTTATTTAACTGCTCGTGATAAGAATTGTTTAGAATCAAAATATAATTATCAGTATTACGATAGATATATTAATTTGCCTTCAAATAAAATTTCATGTCCATTTAGTACTTATATGAATAATAGTGTTTGTACTCATGGTGCTATTGATGAATCTGGAACAAGTTATGGTTATTTTAGCAATCATCCTGAAGCTACTAATATTTTTAAATATTATGTTGGTACTTTTAATATGTTGGATCCTATAGCTCTGGTTGATAATAAAACCTGTATGAGTACTTCTTGTGCTTATTCGAATTGTGTTCATATGAATAGACCGGCTTATAATTATTATGTTTATACTGTTCCTTTTAATTCATCTAATTCTAATACTTATAATTCTACTATAACTCGTGTTGCTCTACGAGAATATTGTGATATGAGTTGTTTAGATACTTATAAACGTACTTATCCGAGTCAATCGAATGTAAATTGTGCTCATACGTCGTGTATGATTCAAGTTTTATCTGAGGTTAGTTCATATGTTAAATCATTTTCATGTAATGATTTAGTTTTATATGATTTTAATACTGAACCGTCTTATGTTAATGTTGCTGGTTCTACTTCAGAGAGTACTTTTGCTTATTTAAAGTGGCAAAATTCAGGGCAGACTGCTGATAGTTGTAGTGCTTGTCAATATTTAAAGTCTCATGGAGTGTCTCTTGTTGCTGATTGTTCTGATGTTAATTATTTATGTTCTAATCCGCTTAATCATCCAGAGATTAAAAATATTTATAGTTTATCTGCCCATAAATTATATATTGCTCAATCAACGGTAAGTCCTTTTAATTTTGTTGTAAATGATACTTATAAAATTTACAGTAATTATTTTGGTGATTCTACTGTTATATCAAAACAAAGTACTCGTTATTTACGAAATACAGGTTTTAAGCAACAGTCTTTAAGGGTTTTACGTTCGGGGGTTCGTGGTCATGAATATACAGAACCGTAATATTTTTCTCGTCTTTATGCTGCCTTTTTTTGTGTTGTTTTTGTTTTATGACGTTTTTGCGTCAACTTGTGGAAGTAAAATTTATTTAGATGTTGATACTAACGGTTTGTGTCAGGGGCCTAAATCAACTGTTACTTCTCCACCCTCTGGATGGTCCTCATTAGGTACTAATTGTTCTCTTGATTCACAAGGTGATACTAGCTCGTATTCCGGTTCTAATTATTCATATGGTGCCGGTTGGGTTTCAACGCAGTGTAATTATGTTATTTATTATTGTTGCGATTCTACGGTTCCTCAGATTGAAAACTCAAAGCTTCAATCTACTACAGTTACAGGAGTAAATTATGGGGATGAGGAGACCGCTGCTTATACTCAGTATACTGCTGATATAGCTCTTTTAAAATCAGAAGTAGCTGTGTGTCCAACTGGTTATACCACTGGCGCTGTTAAGACAGGTTACGCTTACGATATTGCATATACGATTGGTTCGACTGTAGATTTAAATGTTACTTCATGGTATAGATTGGGATGTAATAAAACAGGTGATAATGTTACTACGATGTCGGATATAACTACATTAAATGGTGTTTCAGCTACAGGAGGTTTAACTAAAACAGATGTTCAGAATGCTTTTACTAACGCAGTTAATAATATACAGTCTTCAGGGGATGTTGTTAAGTCTGGTACGGTTGCTGCCGGTGTTTTAAAGGGTCTTCAGGATTATGTAGCCTCTGGTGGTACTTTGGGTGGTGGTTCGGGTTCAGGCGGTTCAGGTACAACTACTAATAATTATAATTATTATTCTTACGGTGATAACGGAACGTATACTTTAAAAGGTGATAATTTAACACGTGAAGATATTAAAGAGGGGGTTATGGATGCGCTCGGCAGGGATGACAATTATACGAGTGTTAAAGCTACTTATGACTCTAATGATTTGAATCTGTTTAATTCAGATGTTGATAATATAACTGAAACTTCTTTGAAGTCTGTTTATGATTCTAATAATTCTTCAGATTTTATAAATAGTATGAAGTCTTTATCAATCACAACTTCAAGTACAGTTTGTTCATTTGATTATACTATATGGGGTACTTCAGGTTCGGTTGATTTTTGTAGTTTTCAGTCTGTTTTGCAATCAGTCGGTAATTTAATGTTTAAATTTTGTACTATTTTGGGTTATTTAATAGTTCTTCGAGGTAAATAGTGCACATTTTAGCTGTTATAGGTGCTTTTTTTGCACGTTGGTTGGCAGTTGATGCTTTAAAGTTTTTTGCGTTTAAAACTGTTCTTTATGTAGTTATAATCTACCTGTTACCAAAAGCTTTATATAACCTCATCTCACGTATTTATTCAGAAACTTTTCAGATGATTTCCGGCTCTGTTAGTTTTTCAGATACAACTTTAAATTTTACAGGTCTTTCAGGCTGGTTTATGGATACATTAAGAGTTCCTGAGTGTTTTACTATAATTTTAACCGCTTATATTGCTCGTTTTTTGATTACATTGGTTCCTTTCGGTCCCAAATAAATTTTATTGTAACTTTAGGGGGGTTACGAGATGATTCATTTTATTACCGGCAAGCCCGGTGGTGGTAAGTCTTATTATGCAGTTTATAAGATTGTAGAAGAGTATTTTGTTTTAGATAAAGAATCTGGTGAGTATAAAAAGAAATCTCCTGTGTGTATAGTTTCAAATATAGATAATTTTAAACTTAAAGATATTGACCTCCGTACTGCTGTTTCTAAGCATGGTTTAAATGGTGTTTTTAATGAGTCTTATATTCATGCTATTCGAGATGAAGTTAATTTTGGTAAAGATGTACATGTTATTTATGTAGTTGATGAAGCACAGGTTATGTTTCCGGCAGATTTTAAGGAACGTGATATTTTAACTTTTTTTGAATATCATCGTCATTATGGTATGGATATCTGGCTTATTACTCAGAATTCAATTAAGGTAACACGTGAAATAAGAGTATTGTCTGAGTATATGATTGTTGCAATTCCAATTTCTCGCCGTCTTAATCGTAAAAAATTTCAGTACAAGTGGATGTCAGATAAGGATTTAATAAAGAAAGAAAGTTTGCCGATTGATAATAATATTTTTTCTTTGTATACCAGCTTTGTGTATAAACCTAAATCTATATCTTTCAATATATTTACTCGAGTTTTTGTTATTTTGGTTTTGCTTTTAATTTTACTTTTTGTTAGTTGGAAGGTTTTCAAAAAGTCTTTTGCGCCACCTAAGCCTAAAACTCCTCCTGTCGTTGCTCCTACGCCTGTGCCACGTGGAAAGGCTAAATTTTATGAGGAGACTCCAGAGGATTTTAAGTCAAGGTCTGCTCCTATTAATCCATCTGATTCTCGTCCTTCTGGTAAATCTCCTGGTAAGCGTAACGATTTTTCAGAAAAGTTTGGATGTGATATTTACGAGGAGTTGGTAACTGGTTCAGGTGAGGGTGTTCTTCAGAGATGTTTGATTTTTGCAGCTAACGTCAGTTGGCAGGGTGGAACTTTGGTTCTTAGTAAATATGTTAAGTTGGAAGTGCCTTATAAAAAAGAGGATAAGATTCCACGGTCTGTTTCTCAACGTCCAGAGTCTCAGGTTAATTCAAATGTTACTCCTGTTTATCCGCCTCAGGAAGTTGGAAAGCCTGAAACTGATAACAATGTTTCTAATAAGCCGATTACTCCTTGATTTCAAATATGGACTATCTGATTTTGCAGAGTTTAATGTTAGCGTTTTATCCTCGCTTTGCGGTCTTTATCGGACAGGAGTACATCGAGTTAATTTGTGGGGCTGAATACATCGCTTTGCGATCCCATCTGCGCAGGCGCAGATATAAACCCATTTTTTAAATCGTTGTTACAGTAAAAATTTTAGCTTGCTTATACGGATAATCAACGGAACAAGGTGTAGATTACCCCATATAAACCATTTACTCTTCTATGGTTATTTTGATGAAGTACTTGTTATCCGAAAGAAGTAAGCATAAGCAGTGGTTTCGCTTTTTAAAATAAAACATAAAGTTGGGTTATAATGATGGGATTTTTCGTAAAAATTCTATCATTATAACCCTTTGCTTATTAAATTCTTAGTTTTGTGATATATTGTTCTCTTTAATAAACATCGGTAACTGTTGTATTTGGTGGTTAGTTTGTGTTTATGATGCTACATATTGTTTTATTTTTATCATGTATTTTATTGTCGGAACGGATTCTTTTCTTTGTCTTTTTCCTTTTCTTTTGTCCTTTTGATAACTTGATATAATATGTATATAACTCGAATAGAGGATAAAGATGAAAGAGAGCTTTTAAATGATTTTTAGGAATCTTTAATGAAAACAGCATTTTTTTAGTTTTTATCTGTTTTTTTCAAAGATGATACAATGTTATAATATTACAGAAACATGAAGTTTAGTGAATTAGTAAGATTACTTGAGGCCGATGGGTTCAGGATTGTAAAAGAAAAAGGCTCTATAAGATATTATAATAAATCTGGTTGGCCTAAACTGGTTAGAATAGACTATCATGGTTCAAAAGAAGTTCCTAAAGGTACTTGCAATGCTATATTGAAATCAGCAGGTTTAAAGATTGGAGGGATATTATGATAGAATTAGAGTATTCTTTAATAATTGAGGCTACACAAGAACCAGACTATTTTGGTTTTTACTCTCCTGAGTTAGAAGGGTTTACAGGGATTGGTCATTCCGTTGAAGATTGTTTGTATAAAGCAAAATATGCAATGAAAGAGCATATAGATTTGCTGCGAGAAACGGGCTTACCAGTACCGCCTAAAAGTCCAAATCCTAAAATTATAATTCAGAATGAGCCTGAAATGTCTGTTGCTTAAATTTAAACGTCTTTTTTATCTTTATTATCTTTTTTGTGAATAAATTCATGGCAGTTATCGCATAATACTACTATATTTTCTATGTTGTCGTTTGGCCAGTTGTTGGAGTATCTTGTGTGGTGTGCTTCAAGGTTCATAGCTGATGAACATCTTTCACATTTATAATCTGCTTTCTTTTTAGCTTCTTTACTTAGTTGTTTCCATTCAGGTGATTCTAAGTATTCGTTGTACGTCATTTTTGGGGCTGGTTTAACTTGTAATTCTCTGTGGTCTTGCCATGGGGTTAATACTTCCTTGTTGTCTAGATATCCTTCGGTCTTGCCGTAGGGAGGTTTAATATTTTCTTTTTTGTTTTCGTTACCTTCCTCATGAGCAATTTCGTGGCACTTTTTGCATAGAACAGCAAAGTTTTTTATAGTAAAATCTTCTGATTTATCAGAGTTTTCAATATAGTGGACTTCTATTTTTTTAGGAGATAAGCATCTCTCACATCTATAATTAGCGTCTTTTAGGGCTTGTTTTGTTAGTTGTTTATATTTGGCTAAAAGTAATTTTTCATCATCAGTCAAAGATTTTCGATAATTTGAGTATTCTCTTACTATTCTTTGTAAAAGAGCAAAAGCAAATGTAATAGGAACGAATCCTAAAAGTCTAAAGAAATCTTTGTTTGTTATTAGGTTTTTAAGTAATTGCACCGGGTCAATCCAATTTTCCATATTTCATGATAACATGATATTCTATTGAAAATAAAGTTACTGTTTATCTTTTTCCTTATCCTCCTGTTCTTTTTTGTTAAGCCAGTCTTGGTATTCAGTAAAGCATTTTTTAAATTGTATCTTTAGCCATGATTTCTCGTCTTCGTTTGCATCTTTCCAAAATTTTTTTATCCAGTTAATGATATCTTCTTCTGAATTATTTTTAGTTTTTTGTATTGTCTCGTTTTTTAGTATTTCACCTTCACCAGTTAAAAGCCAATTGATATTAATTTTTAATTTATTTGTAAGGATAATAAAATGTTCTGATGTTAAATTAATAGAATTGTTTTCTATTAATGATATTAAACTTTGCCCTACAGAGAGGATTTCAGCCATATCTTTTTGTTTAAGATTTAAAATATGTCTTATTTTTTTTATTCGGTCTCCTATTGTATGAGTATTAATAATATTTTCTCTTGACATTTATTATTATCCCTGATATAATCATTTTAATGACTAAAGAACAACGTATAAAAGTTGCATTTATATTAAACAATGTTAAAGCTGTTGATATAGCACGTTCTGAGGGTGTAGATAGGAGTGCTATTTATCACGTAATAGCAGGGCGTTCAACATCCTTACGTTTACAACAAGCTATTGCCTCGGCTGCTCGTATTCCATACAATGAATTGTTTCCTTTAAAAACCGATATTTTAGCTGATAGTTTAGGGTTTTGGGAGGGTTAAGTCAATATGAGTCAATTACGTCAAAAAAATAATTTGAGTATAGGATTTTCAGGTAGGTTTGTAACTACTGATGCTTTTAATGAGTTAGTATCTCATGTATCTACTATGGAAAATCTTCTTAGGGATATTCATACTCATTTTAATTTGGGTTTAAAAAAACATGAAACTTTTAATGCTATAGATGATTTTGTAAATAAATCTTTATCTAAGTTTGAAAAAAAAGGGGGCTCTCGGTAAATGACTGTCATTGCTCGGCCTGATAGAAATAAACTTGAGGGTGGTGTTGTTTTGGAGTGTTGGGTTATCAGTATGCAAGTTAATAAAGTTCGTCGTAGAGTTCATTATTTTGGTTCATATGAAGCTGCTCTTCAGGTCGAATCGATGCTTAGAAAAAAATTACATGTTCCAAAGAAAAAATCTTTATTTATTCGAGATATGGTTTTTGAGTATTTAGATTTTGTAAAACTTCATCAAAGTGAAAAATCTTATAAAGATAAATTACGGATGCTTACAAAGGGTTATTTGACTTATTTTTATAATATGCAATTTGATTTTATTGATAATCAGATAATAGAAGGTTTTAAATTGCATTTAAAAAGGAAGTATGAGGAAATTTCTCAGAAAAAATTAAAACAAAATGGTCTTTTAGATGGCAATAGGTCAATTAATTTATATTTATTGTGCTTGTCTGCTCTTTGGAAGTGGGCTTTTAATAACAATCTTTGTACAGAACCGCCTAAGAAAATTCAGTTGTTACCTTATAGAAAAAAATTGCCTCTTACGATTTCAAAAGAACAACTTGATTTGTTTATAAGTAATATTCCGGTAGTTTTACGGTTTTTTGTTGTTTTTTTATATCAAACAGGTTTGAGGTTTCAAGAAGCTACTTCTTTAAGGTGGTCTGACATTAATTTTGAGAATATGAGTTTTCGAGTAATTGGAAAAGGTGGCCGTCAAAGAGAATTACCATTGACTATGGAGCTGCTTCATGGCTTATCTGTTTTAAAAGCTGATTTTAAACCTGAAGACCTTGTTTTTAAATCTGCTCGTACTGGTCGTAAAATTGTAGATATTCGTAAAGCTATTAATACAGCAAAAAAGTTA from Nitrospirae bacterium YQR-1 encodes:
- a CDS encoding tyrosine-type recombinase/integrase — its product is MTVIARPDRNKLEGGVVLECWVISMQVNKVRRRVHYFGSYEAALQVESMLRKKLHVPKKKSLFIRDMVFEYLDFVKLHQSEKSYKDKLRMLTKGYLTYFYNMQFDFIDNQIIEGFKLHLKRKYEEISQKKLKQNGLLDGNRSINLYLLCLSALWKWAFNNNLCTEPPKKIQLLPYRKKLPLTISKEQLDLFISNIPVVLRFFVVFLYQTGLRFQEATSLRWSDINFENMSFRVIGKGGRQRELPLTMELLHGLSVLKADFKPEDLVFKSARTGRKIVDIRKAINTAKKLSGIDLNITPHKFRHFFATHILENTGDLSVISSLLGHSNLTTTQIYAQVVNTTKRRAVEGLSRVRN